GTTGTGCCCGGAGACAATGCACTTGAGCCCCGCCGCCTGGACCGCATCGAGCCCCTCGGGGGGCACGAACCCGGCCAAGTTGAATCCGCAGTCGGCAATCTCTTTCAGCACCGCCGGGTCGGGCTTCGTGCCGCCCCAGGGCAGGATGGCGAAGTCCTCCGGTGCCACCCGCTTGACCTCCGCCCCGAAGACAGCTCCTGACAGGGTTGACCCAATAATGAGCAGCCGTGTCGCAGTTGATACGCGCATGGTCGTGTCTCCTTGTTGAACAAGCGCAGATGGACTTCCGCACCCTATGCTAATAGATACCCGGGAATCGGCAACCTCGCGAACCGCGCCCCCCCGCCGGCCGCTCTTCTGGTATGCCTTCCTGTCCGAAAGACACGGATTTCAGTATACTCCCCTTCGGTCGAAAACCGGTGGGGGCGCGGGCTAACGCTGCCCAACGGCCGGCAGCATGAAAACCATTGTGACCAACGGCCCAAATGGGGTCTATCATAAGTAGGCCGACGAACAGCCGAAAAACGGGCTTGCCGCGATCGCCTCCTGCCCCCGGCGTTTCTCGTACGGCCCGGCCGCGGGCGGCATGAGTCGACAACAGGCAGGCCATATTGGAGACGCAAGCGAACCGAAAAGGGACAGAAAACATGCACGCGCGAGAAATCGGCAACGGCATCCATTGCATCGCGATGGTTCACTGGGAGCGGCGGCTGTTCGACTCATTGATTCCCCTGCCTGACGGCACCAGCTACAACGCTTATCTGGTACGGGGCAACAGCGCGACCGCGTTGATCGACAGCGCCGACCCGGCCCTCCAGGAAGAGCTGATGAGAGAGCTCGAAGGCCTGGGGCACCTCGATTACGTGATCTCGCAGCATTCCGAGCAGGACCATTCGGGCGCCATACCCGTCGTGCTCAAGCGATTTCCCAACGCCACACTGGTCTGCAGCACCAAGGCGCGAGATCTCCTGACCACCCATCTGCACGTGCCAGACGAACATATCCGGACGGTCACCGACGGCCAGACCATCGACCTGGGCGGAAAAACGCTGCAATTCGTCGAGACACCCTGGGTCCATTGGCCCGAAACGATCTGCACCTACATTCCCGAGGATAAATGCCTGTTCTCCTGCGACTTTTTCGGCTCGCACCTGGCGACTACCGACCTGTATGTCACCGACCAGGCACGCGTCTACGAGGCCGCCAAACGCTACTACGCGGAAATCATGATGCCCTTCCGCAAAGTGATCACCCGGAACCTGGAGAAGATCCGTGCCCTCGATTTTCGCAAGATCGCCCCGAGCCACGGCCCGGTCTATGACAAGCCCGAGTTCATTATCGAGGCCTATCAGGATTGGGTGTCACCGACAATGAAGAACGAGGTTGTCCTGCCCTATGTCAGCATGCACGGAAGTACGGCAGCAATGGCCAAACACCTCGTCGCCGCCCTGGCAGATCGCGGCGTCACTGTCCATGTTTTCGATCTGGCAGTCGCCGACATTGGCAAGTTGGCAATCGCCCTGGTGGATGCGGCTACGTTGATCGTGGGCACGCCGACCGTGCACGTCGGCCCACACCCCGCCGTCCACTACGCCGCGCATCTGACCGATCTGCTTCGCCCCAAGCTCAAGTATGCCGCAATCATCGGCTCCTACGGCTGGAGCAGCAAGGCGATCGAACAGATCACCGGCCTTATTCCAAACCTGAAGGTCGAGGTGCTCGGAACGGTATTGCACAAAGGAATGCCGACGGCGGAGACTTTTGCGCAGCTCGATAAGCTGGCCGACGCCGTCGCCAAGGCTCATCACCAAGACGAACTGGTCCGAACGTAGACCAGCCGGCTCACGTCGAACGGCATAGGGCTATACCCGCTGCCGAGACTCAGATCGAAGAGGCCTAGGCGCCGGGGAATCGAGGCTTTCCAGCGTCCTTTTCGGGTTGCCGACTCTTGCCAATTCGGTGGCTGCCTTCGGCGGCTTTCGGCCGTTGCAGCCGAAGCTGCGGCGTCCCACGGGAAGGCTGCCCGCCGGCGCACAACTGACCGACCGGAAACGCCCCTCGCATCGGGCGAACACGGACGCGGTAAGACGCCGTACCTTCGCCGCGCAGCCCGCGACTCGGACCTGCCGCTCGACTTGTCGGCATCCGGCACGGCTCCGCCGCCGCCCGGAAGATCGGCGGCTCGATTCCTTACTCTGGGCGATCCGACGGTTCCGGCGCTTGAGGGGCATTCAGGTATTGCTGGAACAGACCGAAGTCGGATTGGTCGACATCCCCGTCGGCGTCGAAATCGGCCGCAATCTTGTCCTGGGCGTCCGGCGTGAGGATGCAGTCCGGCGGAAGATGCCCCGGACGATATGGCACGCCGGGACCGGTCGCACACGCATCAAAGATTTCGAAATCGGTCGAATCCACCAAGCCACTGTGATCGAAGTCCGCCGCCACGGCAGGGGCGTAACTCGCCGCCTCGCCCACGGAACCGTCGATGGCCGAGAGCTTCGTCCTGCAGTAATTCGACGCATTCGTCTGCAACACGAGCACGGCGCTGCTGCTCCCCGGGTCGAGTGCCCCAGGACCAATTCCGGCCAGGAATGTAAAGAAGATTCCGTCCCCGGTGCTGGACAAGCTGATACTCGCCGGCGGTCTGCCCTCGCCGGGTACCTGGTAGCTCGCGTCCACCATCAATCCGGCAAAGCCAACCAGCCCCAACTGAGTGATCACGTTGGCGCTGCCGGGATGGTTGGTCACCTGGTAAGTAAATGTGAGCCCGCCGAGAGGATTTGAAGCGTCTCCGGCAATGACCATCGTGGTCGCGCTGCCGCTGAAGGTGGCCGCTACAAGAGGCACCGCGACCGCGCCGGCAATGACCTCACCGCCGACAGGGTCCGGCTCGCCCGGGACAGGATACAGCATCCCGCCCGGTAGCAAGGGTGCCGCGAGCATGGGCGCCGGAACGGCAAGAATCGTGACCACGATGATGGCTGATGCGGCTGCAAACAGGGATGGCTTCTTCATGATCTTTCCCTCCTGCCCGGTAGATGGTCCCGGGGTCTCCTCGTCAGGATGACTGAACGCTAAACGGCAGCGTAGAGGCAATCGTCGCGCGGGACAGGCATCTTGCCGACCAAACGATGAACCCGTCCCTCCGCCTTAGAGAGCCCTACGCTGCACCCTGGTATGATACCTCACCCCCCAGGCCGCGTCGAGACCGTTTGGGGCGTCTGGAAGAAGCCGCGCGACCTGTAGCGGGCGCCACCCGCCACTCTCGCCCTGGGCAGGGTACACCTTCACCGGGTTGGGCCTTTTTCCGTATGAACCGTTCACTCCTTTTTCCTCGACGAAGCCGTACATCGAAAAAAAAGCCGCCACCCCTGGGGGCGGCGGCTGAATAACCTTTACGAATGTCGGCAAAAATCAGGCGTGCCTGCGCCGACGGAGCACGAAAGCCGTGCCGAGCCCCAGAAGGGCCAGCGCGGCGGGTTCGGGGATCGGTCCAACGCTGGGAACGCTGGCGATCGAACCATCAATGACGTACGCCGTAGTATGGACCCATCTCGGGGCGTCCGTCTGGACGACGAGCCACGTGCTGCTCATGCCCGGTCTCAGTACACCCGGGCCGAGCGGGAAGCCCGCGAAACTGAAACCGACCACATCCGGCGTCGAACGATTGATATACGCCGGAGGTACCGCGCCGCCCAAAGGCAGTGGGGGCATTGACGTTCCTGGCGCCTGATAACTCGCATCGGTCTGCCAACCCGTGTAATCAATGACGGTAAGACGACCGATGTCGTTTGTGCTGCCCGCATTGTTGCTCACCATGTAGGCAAAGGTGAGCCCGCCCCACGGATTCGTGGGATCACCGGCAATCACCACCGACTCAAGCGCGCCGCTGAATGCACCGCCTACAAACGGCAGCGGACCAGTGGTGAACAGGACAAGGCCCGGCAGTGGGTCCAGTTCCAGCGGTGCCGGGTACAGGGTCCCGCCGACCGGCAAAAACGCACCCGAGGCCATGGGCACGCCACAAACCAAAACAACAAGCGCAGATACAAAACCGAGTCGACTCGTAGACGTGTGCATTTTCCACGCTCCTATGCTTTACCCCTGCAATTCCCCACGCTACGACGACTCCGCCGTAGCTTTTCCAGTGCTTCATGGTATGGCAGCCCTCCCCGTTTTGCAAGGGGCATTCCGAAAAAAACCTAGCTTTTGGGGTCGCTGGGCCGATAACGACATTAGTTATTCTCCTTAAAGGTTTTATGATCGCCTTGCTGCAGCGCTGTACCTGTCCCGGGCCAGTCCGTTGATGGATTATCGGCCATCGAGGGGGACCCCGGCCGGCATGATGAGGGCGCTAGCCGCGCCGGCCACGGACCATTTCGCGGTTCCCGAGCTGTCCGCACGCAGCCATGTGTTCGCGGCCCTTGGTGAGGCGCCGTTTCACGACCTGCCCTTCTTCCTTGAGCCAGACAATGAACTGCCTGACGATCTGCTCATCAGGTGCCGGCCAGGGCGACTCGTGCCGCGGGTTGTACGGAATGACGTTGACGACGCACTTGAGCGGTCGAAGGTACTCCGCCAGTTGAAGAGCATGTTCGCGCTGATCGTTGACGCCAGGGATCAATACATACTCGATCATGAGAAACTGGCACCTACGCAACGGGTAGGCCAACAGGACCTCGCGAAGCTTGTCCATGGGTTCGAGTCGGTTCACCGGCATGATTCGCGAGCGGATTTCATCGTTCGGAGCATTGAGCGAAATCGCCAGATTGATCCGACGCCGGCCCATTGCAGCCAATCGTCTGATCCCCTCGGTTCGCCCGACGGTGGAGATCGCGATCCGCTCACAGGAAATCGACAGCCCTGCCGGATCGTTCAGCACTGCAACGGCCCGGACCACATTGTCGAAGTTGTCAAATGGCTCGCCCATGCCCATGAAGACGATGTTGCGGACCTTCTGCCCGAAGTGGGTTCTCACCGCGACCACCTGCCCGACAATCTCGGACACCGACAGATTACGCACCAGACCCATCTGGCCCGTCTCGCAGAACACGCAACCGCGGGCGCAACCGATTTGCGATGAGACGCACAGCGACTTCCATTCCCTCCCGTGCCGCCGCATGGGAACCATGACGCTCTCGGTCTCCAAGCCGTCGTGCGTGCGTTGCACGAACTTGATTAAATCGCCGTCCTCGGTTTGTCGGACTACCGGCAGCAGGTCGGCCCGCATCCGATCACCCCCATGGCCCGCCAGCGCCGCGCGGTACTCGGCCCGCAGCGCCTTGATCTCGTGCACCCGGGCACCAACCGCCGACCGAACCTCGTCAAACGTCATCCCCAGAACGTCCACCAGCCGGTCTCCTTTCGTTGATCACTGAACGATTCCGGTCTATTCGCACAATCTCAAATCCAGAACGCGGATGGCCCGGTGTCTCCTTAACATGGTACGGCGAATCGCCCGTTTTCCCCGCACGATCACTTGCTTGCCGTCCATTTCCATCAACCGCCGACGGAAATCCCGATCCGCCATGTGTCGAGGTATGTCCAACTCGTGGCTTCCATCCGCCATGACCAAGTAGGCCAGAGGGGGCGGGTCCTCCGGAATTCCGGCCATGCCCGGTCCGTGCAGCAACTTGCCTCGGAACTCGCGCGGGCTGGTCAGCCACCAGATGTAGCCGCTTGCGCCTGCCAACATGGCGAAAACGAGCACCGGCGCAAGCCGTCGTCCTTTTGCGTGCATCAACGCGCCTGTGATCCCCTGCCAGTCGGGTCACGACTGAAGACCGATCGCTCTCACACGGGCAATGAGCCGGCGACAGAGCGAAAGCACATCTCTTCCCATCCTACTCTGCTCCTGGACCGAAACCGAGTGGGCGTTCCCCCCCGACAGTTGAGGCGAGCTCACCGTGCGAAGGCGGGGACAGGCAGCCATTCCGGCGCGCCGCCGCCCGATCCCGATACGACCACCTGTATGAGATGCTCATGATCAACTACATGGTGGTCGCCGACGCTCTCCGTCCGCCGCCCGCCCGGGCAACCTTGACGTACCAGACGCCGACGAATCGGATCGAGGAGCATCCGGGGGAGACGTACCAGCCGGCCATGACGTACAGGGCAAGGCGATTGAGCTTTGTGGCAGATCCATTCTCGCAAGCGACGGCCGGACAGGATCGTCGGACCCGCCCTGAGAGCAATACCCGAAGTCGCGACCGGCACACCGGCATGGGGCGGCACCCCAATCGACGTCAATCGTACCCCAGTTCGCGAAGCTGGCGCTCATCCAGACCGAAGTGATGACCGACCTCGTGCAGAACGGTCTTGCGGATCTGACGGATCATACGCCTGCGATCCTTGCACATCCGCTCGATGTTTTGTTTGTAGATGACGATTCGCTCGGGATAGCGATAGGGATCCTCCACATGCCGCTCCGTCAGCGGTGTCCCCCGATACAAGCCGAGCAGCGAACGGGGATCCCCAATGCCCATCTCGCGGCAGGTATCCTCATCGGGCATCTCCTCGATATCTACCGCGATGTCCTGAAGATAGCGGTGAAACCCTTCCGGAATCGATTGGATCGCCTCGTCGACCACCAGCTCGAATTCGTCATCGCTCATCCGCACAGACAGCCTCCCTCCGGGATACTGGCTCGCCAACCGCGCAGGCTCTACAATATCGACCGGCAGAACCGACGTTCTCCACCGCCGATTTCATGGAGGAGTATAGCCCGTAATGAACCACAATCACAACGTCCGAGCTGTTGTCCTGACGCTCTTCACGCTGTCCCTCGCCGCCATGACCGGCTGCGGCCCACAGTCGTTCAAGATCACTCCCGTTCCGGCCGACCGGACGCTGGAAGAGTCCGTGGTATTGGACGAGGGCGGTTTGTTGACTCCCAAGATCGCCCTCATCGACGTCGACGGGATCATCATGAACCGCCAGCAGAGCGGCCTTTTCAGCGACGGCGAGCATCCCGTCTCGCTGCTGATCGAGAAACTCGACAAGGCGGCCAAGGATAAGTCCGTTAAAGCGCTCATCCTGCGAATCAACAGCCCCGGCGGCAGCGTGACCGCCAGCGACATCATGTACTCCGAAGTGCTGCGATTCAAGAAGGAAACCAAGGGCAAGCGTCCCGTGGTCGCGGTACTTTCCGACGTCGCCGCAAGCGGAGGTTACTATGTCGCCTGCGGCGCCGACCGCATCGTTGCCCACCCGACCACCGTAACCGGAAGCATCGGCGTCATCATGCAGATGATCAACTTCGCCGGCACGATGAGCAAGATCGGTGTGAAAGCTGACGCGATCACGTCTGGAAAAATGAAGGATGCGGGTTCGCCGCTCCGCGAGATGAGGCCGGAAGAACGCGAGGTGTTTCAGTCCCTGGTCGATCAGTTCTACGACCGCTTCGTCAAGGTCGTCGCCGACGGCCGGCCCAAGTTGACCGAAGAGCAAGTGCGAACGATCGCCGACGGGCGGGTCTGGTCCGCGCAGCAGGCTCTTGAGCTCGGACTGATCGACGAGATCGGAACGCTTCGCGACGCCGTTGCCGGCGTGAAGGAACAGGTTGGACTCAAGAAGGTGAAGGTGGTTACCTACCACCGGCCGCTCAACTGGAAACCCAACATTTACGCCGAGTCGCCTCCGGCCCAGCCTCAGGTCAATCTGATCAACGTGACCGTGCCCCCGACATGGGTCCGACCCGAGCCACAATTCATGTACCTCTGGGTCCCAGAACCATGATATGACGGAGCTCGGGCTTACCCTTTGTTATGCAGGCAGCCCCAGGCAGTTCGCCGCAGAGAGGTCATCGCGGCGTGCCTCGACGGGACGATGCCGACTGCAGCGCTTCAACAACGGAGCCTTCAGACGTCTCAGCGGCCTGAATCCGCGGCTCGGGGCGACTGAGGCCCACTTGCTCGCTGTGAACCTGCTGAACCTGACCCAGACACCAAACGGTCACTCCCACCAGTGCGCCTGCCAACAACATGCGACGCCACTTCACAGCAGTCCCCTTTCCTCGAACGACCTCGGCAGAGCGGATCGCGCCCGGCCGAAAGTCCTATTATCGGAATATGGGGTATCCTCCTTATAGTTTTCTTCCTGTCAATAGCCCCCTTCGACCGGACCGCACGCGCGGCCCGTGGCACTTGAGGCGGCTCTTCACTTTCGGAACCGCGACCGTACCTGTCCGGCGTACCCTCCGGCCAAGCCAACATGGCCCCCCTGCGGTTCGCAGGAAAAACGGGTGGGCGCGAGAGGGGGCAACGCCATAAAATGGGGAAACGCCGTCCGGAACCGTTGCCGGCCAAGGCGGTCCGGGGGGATTCCCGGATACGCGGGGCCATGTGGCCGTGTTGCGGATTCCATACCAACCAGATAACTGATTGATCGGTTGGGGGGGTTATGCAAACGCATCGATTTGTTGTGGCAGCGATGTCAGGGATCCTGTGCATCGCGCCGATCAGCCAAGCCGCTTTGACCGTCGGGGTCTCTTCCCCCATGCACAAGGTGATGATCGCAGGCCAACACAAGGGCTGGCCCTTCGAGCCTTATGAGGGAACGTTCGCCAGCACCTACAGCCTGGCGCTGGCCCGAGCGGAACATGAGGCCTTCCAGGTCGTCGTCATCCCCGACCAGAACGTCACCAATGCGAGCGTCACCGTATCGTCGCTCCAGCCAACCAGCGGCCAAGGCGCCTTCAATGGGCAGGTGAGCGTCTGGCTCGTCGGCCACGTGAAGGGTGCCGCCCAACCCCGGTCTGACCTCTATATCGAGTACCCTCCCTACCTGGTCAACTACAACCTCACCGACAGCGGCGGCTGGTGGCCCGACCCCCTACTGACTTTCAAAAACACGTGCAACATCAATGCCGGCGACCGCGTGGCGTTTTGGGTCAA
This genomic window from Phycisphaerae bacterium contains:
- a CDS encoding FprA family A-type flavoprotein, with protein sequence MHAREIGNGIHCIAMVHWERRLFDSLIPLPDGTSYNAYLVRGNSATALIDSADPALQEELMRELEGLGHLDYVISQHSEQDHSGAIPVVLKRFPNATLVCSTKARDLLTTHLHVPDEHIRTVTDGQTIDLGGKTLQFVETPWVHWPETICTYIPEDKCLFSCDFFGSHLATTDLYVTDQARVYEAAKRYYAEIMMPFRKVITRNLEKIRALDFRKIAPSHGPVYDKPEFIIEAYQDWVSPTMKNEVVLPYVSMHGSTAAMAKHLVAALADRGVTVHVFDLAVADIGKLAIALVDAATLIVGTPTVHVGPHPAVHYAAHLTDLLRPKLKYAAIIGSYGWSSKAIEQITGLIPNLKVEVLGTVLHKGMPTAETFAQLDKLADAVAKAHHQDELVRT
- a CDS encoding PEP-CTERM sorting domain-containing protein; amino-acid sequence: MASGAFLPVGGTLYPAPLELDPLPGLVLFTTGPLPFVGGAFSGALESVVIAGDPTNPWGGLTFAYMVSNNAGSTNDIGRLTVIDYTGWQTDASYQAPGTSMPPLPLGGAVPPAYINRSTPDVVGFSFAGFPLGPGVLRPGMSSTWLVVQTDAPRWVHTTAYVIDGSIASVPSVGPIPEPAALALLGLGTAFVLRRRRHA
- the rlmN gene encoding 23S rRNA (adenine(2503)-C(2))-methyltransferase RlmN — encoded protein: MDVLGMTFDEVRSAVGARVHEIKALRAEYRAALAGHGGDRMRADLLPVVRQTEDGDLIKFVQRTHDGLETESVMVPMRRHGREWKSLCVSSQIGCARGCVFCETGQMGLVRNLSVSEIVGQVVAVRTHFGQKVRNIVFMGMGEPFDNFDNVVRAVAVLNDPAGLSISCERIAISTVGRTEGIRRLAAMGRRRINLAISLNAPNDEIRSRIMPVNRLEPMDKLREVLLAYPLRRCQFLMIEYVLIPGVNDQREHALQLAEYLRPLKCVVNVIPYNPRHESPWPAPDEQIVRQFIVWLKEEGQVVKRRLTKGREHMAACGQLGNREMVRGRRG
- a CDS encoding metallopeptidase family protein; this encodes MSDDEFELVVDEAIQSIPEGFHRYLQDIAVDIEEMPDEDTCREMGIGDPRSLLGLYRGTPLTERHVEDPYRYPERIVIYKQNIERMCKDRRRMIRQIRKTVLHEVGHHFGLDERQLRELGYD
- the sppA gene encoding signal peptide peptidase SppA, coding for MNHNHNVRAVVLTLFTLSLAAMTGCGPQSFKITPVPADRTLEESVVLDEGGLLTPKIALIDVDGIIMNRQQSGLFSDGEHPVSLLIEKLDKAAKDKSVKALILRINSPGGSVTASDIMYSEVLRFKKETKGKRPVVAVLSDVAASGGYYVACGADRIVAHPTTVTGSIGVIMQMINFAGTMSKIGVKADAITSGKMKDAGSPLREMRPEEREVFQSLVDQFYDRFVKVVADGRPKLTEEQVRTIADGRVWSAQQALELGLIDEIGTLRDAVAGVKEQVGLKKVKVVTYHRPLNWKPNIYAESPPAQPQVNLINVTVPPTWVRPEPQFMYLWVPEP